In the genome of Natronorubrum sediminis, one region contains:
- a CDS encoding universal stress protein, producing the protein MHILVPLDNSEPAQEALEHAVSEYSDAEITVLHVINPNVSMYGEGGVYAYDSVIDSRRKAIQSQFDKAREAAAAHDVSISTETVVGNPSREIVAYADEHDIDHIVIGSQGRDGARRVLLGSVAERVVRRAPVPVTIVR; encoded by the coding sequence ATGCACATCCTCGTTCCACTCGATAACTCCGAGCCGGCACAGGAGGCACTCGAGCACGCCGTCAGCGAGTATTCGGATGCGGAGATTACGGTGTTGCACGTGATCAATCCCAACGTATCCATGTACGGCGAGGGCGGCGTCTACGCGTACGATTCGGTGATCGACTCCCGCAGGAAAGCCATCCAAAGCCAGTTTGACAAGGCACGAGAGGCGGCCGCAGCACACGACGTGTCGATTTCGACCGAGACGGTCGTCGGCAATCCGTCTCGAGAAATCGTCGCCTACGCGGACGAACACGACATCGACCACATCGTCATCGGCAGCCAGGGCCGCGACGGTGCGAGACGCGTGTTACTCGGAAGCGTCGCCGAACGCGTCGTTCGTCGCGCCCCGGTTCCGGTCACGATCGTCCGATAG
- a CDS encoding DUF7344 domain-containing protein has translation MSSCQSTPWTTTAFDILADANRRYLLSTLYKRAESLPLETAATEVAVLKHDSPVVTDEQARTAHIELVHCHVPRLVEAGLVRKQTSEETEQITLADHPILDLEWVTRLLEKPTGGSTADEELVDRTLDAVQSEQRRRVCQFLAKQDQRVPVADLAVTLVARTQETRLVDVERDDWQPMETALVHNHLPALADVGLVNFDRSSETVALASDAPQWRSEWLATSPLGTVTETLEPTRKPFADDASEATQPGASASATANCWTIDGREPVLERSDELADSADDELFVSIPDPSMLQQQCLDHWQDAAERGVEIYVGSRSRDVRDIVRSVIPQATVCEPQFDWLNFPVDGIHHGCVVLADREQVMLITVDDEADRTATMSAVTGEGPDNALGRLVRNHVGPRLDRLESRSVEDWEGQTTPFPM, from the coding sequence ATGAGCTCCTGTCAATCGACACCCTGGACGACCACCGCGTTCGATATTCTCGCGGACGCGAATCGTCGATATTTGCTTTCGACATTGTACAAACGAGCTGAGTCACTCCCACTAGAGACAGCCGCAACCGAAGTCGCCGTTCTGAAACACGACTCGCCGGTCGTAACCGACGAGCAGGCTCGGACGGCCCACATCGAACTCGTTCACTGTCACGTTCCACGACTCGTGGAAGCAGGACTCGTGCGTAAGCAGACCTCCGAGGAAACCGAACAAATCACGCTCGCCGACCACCCAATTCTCGATCTCGAGTGGGTGACTCGGCTGCTCGAGAAACCCACTGGTGGGTCGACCGCCGACGAAGAACTGGTCGATCGGACCCTCGACGCCGTCCAGTCCGAACAGCGTCGTCGCGTCTGTCAGTTCCTCGCAAAACAGGACCAGCGAGTGCCTGTGGCCGATCTGGCCGTGACGCTCGTCGCGCGCACACAGGAGACCAGACTCGTCGACGTCGAGCGAGACGACTGGCAGCCGATGGAAACGGCGCTCGTCCACAACCACCTGCCCGCGCTCGCAGACGTCGGCCTCGTGAATTTCGATCGCTCGAGCGAGACCGTCGCGCTCGCGAGCGATGCACCGCAGTGGCGTTCGGAGTGGCTCGCAACGAGTCCACTCGGCACGGTCACCGAGACGCTCGAGCCGACTCGGAAACCGTTTGCCGACGACGCGAGCGAGGCGACCCAGCCCGGCGCGAGTGCCTCCGCGACGGCGAATTGCTGGACGATCGACGGGCGCGAACCGGTCCTCGAGCGAAGCGACGAACTCGCCGACAGTGCAGACGACGAACTGTTCGTCTCGATTCCGGACCCCTCGATGCTTCAACAGCAGTGTCTCGACCACTGGCAGGACGCTGCCGAGCGCGGCGTCGAGATTTACGTCGGCTCGCGCTCACGGGACGTTCGCGACATCGTTCGCTCGGTCATCCCCCAAGCGACGGTCTGTGAGCCCCAATTCGACTGGCTCAACTTCCCCGTCGACGGTATTCACCACGGCTGTGTCGTACTCGCCGACAGAGAACAGGTGATGCTCATCACGGTCGACGACGAAGCCGACCGAACCGCGACTATGAGCGCAGTCACTGGCGAGGGGCCGGACAACGCGCTCGGACGACTCGTCCGTAACCACGTCGGTCCTCGCCTCGATAGACTCGAGTCACGCAGCGTCGAGGACTGGGAGGGACAGACGACGCCGTTCCCGATGTAG
- a CDS encoding calcium/sodium antiporter, which yields MLTGTPLDIALLLAGVVALYVGAELLVAGAGRLAMGIGLRAATVGVTVIAFATTAPELFVATIGALDVSSDIGLGAIIGSNIANIGLVLGVAALITPLQIGSVVMRRHVPFMVFAAVLVVVLGVDGTLNRLDGVILLLALACFTGYLLSSTGSDTPPITDDPAAGSGASAWDVALVVGGLLALVIGSRWLISGGIGLLSAFGVSEFVIGLTVLAFGTSLPELAASVVGAVRNETGFVIGNIVGSNIYNILAVLGIVALITPIEVAASTLRFELPVLLVFTLGVVAMMGNGRELTRLDGIALVIGYVVFLTLLAL from the coding sequence ATGCTCACCGGCACCCCGCTGGATATCGCCCTCCTCCTTGCCGGCGTCGTCGCGTTGTACGTCGGTGCCGAATTACTCGTCGCCGGTGCGGGCCGACTGGCGATGGGGATCGGTCTTCGCGCGGCGACCGTCGGCGTGACCGTCATCGCGTTCGCGACGACCGCCCCGGAACTGTTCGTCGCGACCATCGGTGCACTCGACGTCTCGAGCGATATCGGTCTCGGCGCGATCATCGGCTCGAACATCGCGAACATCGGGTTAGTTCTCGGCGTCGCCGCCCTCATCACGCCGTTGCAGATCGGTTCAGTCGTCATGCGCCGCCACGTTCCGTTTATGGTATTTGCAGCCGTGTTGGTCGTCGTTCTCGGCGTCGACGGGACCCTCAATCGCCTCGATGGGGTGATTTTACTTCTCGCTCTCGCCTGCTTCACTGGCTATCTTCTCTCGAGTACCGGGTCCGACACCCCGCCGATCACGGACGACCCTGCGGCTGGTTCGGGTGCCTCGGCATGGGACGTGGCGCTCGTCGTCGGCGGCTTGCTCGCGCTCGTCATCGGCTCGCGGTGGCTCATCTCGGGTGGAATCGGCTTACTCTCGGCGTTTGGCGTCTCCGAGTTCGTCATCGGGCTCACGGTTTTGGCCTTCGGGACCTCGTTACCCGAACTGGCCGCCTCAGTCGTCGGAGCCGTCCGCAACGAAACCGGCTTCGTCATCGGCAACATCGTCGGCTCGAACATCTACAACATTCTCGCCGTTCTCGGCATCGTCGCGCTCATCACGCCGATCGAGGTCGCCGCGAGCACGCTCAGATTCGAACTTCCCGTCTTGCTGGTCTTTACCCTCGGCGTCGTCGCGATGATGGGCAACGGCCGCGAACTGACGAGGCTCGACGGAATCGCACTCGTGATTGGGTACGTCGTCTTTCTCACGTTGCTCGCACTCTGA
- the pabB gene encoding aminodeoxychorismate synthase, component I yields MREPRVETSIESVRAALSEWLERDAPTAATNVPTHIRVPIEVSLTVDDPFLAYRRARDETRDGVFLETTGGQPGWGYFGVDPVDRLTVHPDAQTVTQPTEGDSSEPHQDESATLAALEGLLEPDTLVRGECSVPYPCGAIGWLSYDIVRELESLPESAIDDRGLPRLEVGVYDCLASWEATPDRDGYGSDGSETALRVTACPRLEIDELAVHGEASEPVSTATLEELYDRGRTRALAFAKRILEGEPSVGEPPASTPTATFESECGREAFAERVRQVKSSIRDGDTFQANISQRLVAPAAVHPVAAYDALRAVNPAPYSGLLELRSTDLVSASPELLLERDGSFVRTEPIAGTRARGETPEEDAELEAELRSDEKERAEHAMLVDLERNDLGKVCAYGSVDVEEYRRIDRYSAVMHLVSDVTGELRDDETLADAVAAVFPGGTITGAPKPRTMEIIDELEATQRGPYTGSIGIFGFDGRATLNIVIRTLVRHGEEYHLRVGAGIVHDSDPSLEYDETLAKARALLSAVDDALGDRAAMALESDGGESRE; encoded by the coding sequence ATGCGCGAGCCGCGCGTCGAAACGTCCATCGAGTCGGTGCGAGCGGCCCTCAGCGAGTGGCTCGAGCGAGACGCGCCGACCGCGGCGACGAACGTCCCGACGCACATTCGAGTCCCGATCGAGGTCAGCCTGACCGTCGACGATCCGTTTCTCGCTTACCGTCGAGCACGTGACGAAACTCGCGACGGGGTGTTTCTCGAGACGACCGGCGGACAACCCGGCTGGGGATACTTCGGCGTCGATCCGGTCGATCGACTCACGGTCCATCCCGACGCACAGACGGTGACGCAGCCGACTGAGGGCGACTCGAGCGAGCCACATCAGGACGAGTCGGCCACGCTCGCCGCGCTCGAGGGACTCCTCGAGCCCGACACGCTCGTCCGTGGCGAATGTAGCGTGCCCTACCCCTGCGGAGCGATCGGGTGGCTCTCCTACGACATCGTCCGGGAACTCGAGTCGCTTCCCGAATCCGCGATCGACGATCGAGGATTGCCCAGACTTGAGGTCGGCGTCTACGACTGTCTCGCATCGTGGGAGGCCACGCCGGACCGAGACGGCTACGGGTCGGACGGGTCGGAGACGGCGCTCCGTGTTACGGCCTGTCCCCGACTCGAAATTGACGAGTTGGCCGTCCACGGGGAAGCCAGCGAACCGGTCTCGACGGCGACACTCGAGGAACTCTACGATCGAGGGCGAACGCGGGCACTCGCGTTCGCGAAACGAATACTCGAGGGCGAACCGTCGGTCGGTGAGCCCCCTGCGAGCACGCCGACGGCGACCTTCGAGAGCGAGTGCGGTCGCGAGGCGTTCGCCGAACGCGTCCGGCAGGTCAAATCGTCCATCCGCGACGGCGACACGTTTCAGGCGAACATCTCTCAGCGACTGGTCGCCCCCGCGGCCGTCCACCCCGTCGCGGCCTACGACGCCCTCAGAGCGGTGAACCCGGCACCATACTCCGGATTGCTCGAGCTTCGCTCGACCGACCTGGTGAGTGCCAGCCCGGAGTTGCTCCTCGAGCGCGATGGGTCGTTCGTCAGAACGGAGCCGATTGCGGGGACGCGAGCACGCGGGGAGACCCCCGAGGAAGACGCCGAACTCGAGGCTGAACTCCGCAGCGACGAGAAAGAACGCGCCGAGCACGCGATGTTGGTCGACCTCGAGCGAAACGACCTCGGAAAAGTCTGTGCGTACGGCTCCGTCGACGTCGAGGAGTACCGCCGGATCGATCGCTACTCGGCAGTCATGCACCTCGTCTCGGACGTCACCGGCGAGTTGCGCGACGACGAAACGCTGGCCGACGCCGTCGCCGCGGTGTTCCCCGGCGGGACCATCACCGGCGCGCCGAAGCCACGCACGATGGAGATTATCGACGAACTCGAGGCGACCCAACGAGGCCCATACACGGGGAGTATCGGTATCTTCGGCTTCGACGGCCGAGCGACGCTCAACATCGTTATCCGGACGCTGGTTCGTCACGGCGAGGAGTACCACCTGCGCGTGGGGGCCGGAATCGTTCACGACTCGGATCCCTCACTCGAGTACGACGAGACGCTCGCCAAGGCTCGCGCGCTGCTCTCGGCCGTCGACGACGCACTCGGCGACCGAGCCGCGATGGCCCTCGAGTCAGACGGTGGTGAGTCGCGTGAGTGA
- a CDS encoding PAS domain S-box protein, whose protein sequence is MTDSPSNQNSNPAESAPTASDQFPAEFTLDGGQLTSLISDHAVWLLDTERRVVSWNDAAARLMEYDEETALGTAYQSFFPADARKRGKPAQLLERARTDGKAVDDGWRLTGEGNRRWVHEVLATVRNGDVGVAEQPDSTGTAGDEQSTLSGYVVFVNERTQLHERERERTEERAFMKSVFEAQPDIIYAFDARRNLVDWNDRVPEVTRYSTEELEHMGPLEFIAPEHQERIADAISRILEETEAVTIEADLRTKDGERIPYEFNNAQISDADGNILGFTGVGRDVSDRKFRERELRQEKALTESIFEAQPDLLYAYDVAGNLIQWNERYEELTGYEGDELEGMHPLQFIAPPDREHIGDAIDRIMEAGERVSAEGRVMTKQGEYIPYEFNSARITDDRGTVLGFTGIGRNISDRKARERELERLERLNATIRAVDETMVSAETRDEIETAIVEAFEATDAYRFAAICRVDTTGPADHHSWTPQTWAGLTEDSIDDVLSPFVDPLVGDDDETPFETGTVSCYQHLRENDVEEWREPARTHDYGSLAVVPIIASGRSYGLLVVAAAESEAFSEREREVLQEFGGTIGHAINAMTIRRLLYLDTVVELEFESTDRQDICIDLSARANCHLSLEHVLPLTDRMFVYYVTISDVEPDEMKSIADEHDSVSEFRLVDTADGNSHWELVVRGPTITGLLADYGARMRSKVVDEGNSSSVVQVSRDVNIRELVDTITTKYPDTQLVSKRTAERPVETHGDFRNHVERELTTKQQAALEAAYYGGYFEWPTRHSDASEIAEKLGIARQTFHQHLRVAQEKLLSAYFDPNTAAEDEQFA, encoded by the coding sequence ATGACAGACTCACCGTCTAACCAAAACAGCAATCCGGCCGAATCAGCACCCACAGCGAGCGATCAGTTCCCTGCCGAGTTCACTCTCGACGGGGGGCAACTGACCAGTCTCATCAGCGACCACGCCGTCTGGCTACTCGATACGGAACGCCGCGTCGTCAGCTGGAACGACGCCGCAGCGAGACTCATGGAGTACGACGAGGAAACTGCACTCGGCACGGCGTATCAGTCGTTCTTCCCGGCTGACGCTCGAAAGCGCGGCAAGCCAGCACAGCTTCTCGAGCGAGCCAGAACGGACGGAAAAGCCGTCGATGACGGCTGGCGACTCACTGGAGAAGGAAATCGACGCTGGGTACACGAAGTCCTCGCGACCGTTCGAAACGGGGACGTGGGCGTGGCCGAGCAGCCGGATTCGACGGGAACGGCGGGCGATGAGCAATCGACACTCTCGGGGTACGTCGTGTTCGTCAACGAGCGGACCCAACTCCACGAACGCGAGCGAGAACGAACCGAAGAGCGCGCGTTCATGAAGAGCGTCTTCGAGGCGCAACCGGACATCATCTACGCGTTCGACGCCCGCCGGAACTTGGTGGACTGGAACGACCGCGTTCCCGAGGTCACGAGATACTCGACCGAGGAACTCGAACACATGGGCCCACTCGAGTTCATCGCGCCGGAGCACCAGGAGCGAATCGCGGACGCGATCTCCCGTATTCTCGAGGAGACTGAAGCGGTCACGATCGAGGCGGATCTTCGAACGAAAGACGGAGAGCGCATTCCCTACGAGTTCAACAACGCACAGATCAGCGACGCCGACGGTAACATTCTCGGATTTACCGGTGTCGGCCGAGATGTTAGCGACCGAAAGTTTCGAGAGCGAGAGCTCAGACAGGAGAAAGCGTTGACCGAGAGCATCTTCGAAGCCCAACCGGACCTGTTGTACGCCTACGACGTCGCCGGGAATCTCATTCAGTGGAACGAGCGCTACGAGGAACTCACCGGGTACGAGGGCGACGAACTCGAGGGCATGCACCCGCTTCAGTTCATCGCACCGCCCGATCGAGAGCATATTGGCGACGCGATCGATCGGATCATGGAAGCCGGGGAACGGGTGAGCGCCGAGGGTCGGGTAATGACGAAACAGGGCGAGTACATCCCATACGAGTTCAACAGCGCTCGAATCACCGACGATAGGGGGACGGTTCTCGGATTTACGGGCATCGGTCGGAACATCAGCGACCGAAAGGCCAGAGAACGAGAACTCGAGCGACTCGAGCGCCTCAACGCGACGATCCGTGCAGTCGACGAGACGATGGTCTCCGCAGAGACGCGCGACGAGATCGAGACGGCGATCGTCGAGGCGTTCGAAGCGACCGACGCCTATCGATTCGCGGCCATCTGCCGGGTCGATACGACCGGGCCCGCGGACCACCATTCCTGGACGCCACAGACGTGGGCGGGGCTCACCGAGGACTCGATCGACGACGTTCTCTCGCCGTTCGTCGACCCACTCGTCGGGGACGATGATGAAACACCGTTCGAAACGGGAACGGTCTCGTGTTACCAACACCTTCGTGAGAACGACGTCGAGGAGTGGCGAGAACCAGCCCGAACGCACGATTACGGGTCGCTCGCGGTCGTCCCGATTATCGCGAGCGGACGGTCGTACGGCTTACTCGTCGTCGCTGCAGCCGAGTCCGAGGCGTTTTCCGAGCGTGAACGAGAGGTCTTACAGGAGTTTGGCGGAACGATTGGTCACGCGATCAACGCGATGACGATCCGTCGGCTGCTCTACCTGGATACCGTCGTCGAACTCGAGTTCGAATCCACCGACAGACAGGACATCTGTATCGACCTTTCTGCGCGGGCGAACTGCCACCTCTCCTTAGAGCACGTGCTGCCGTTAACCGATCGCATGTTCGTCTATTACGTCACGATCAGCGACGTCGAACCCGACGAGATGAAATCGATCGCCGATGAACACGACTCGGTTTCCGAGTTCCGACTCGTCGACACTGCCGACGGTAACAGCCACTGGGAACTCGTCGTTCGCGGGCCGACGATCACCGGCTTGCTCGCCGACTACGGCGCACGAATGCGCTCGAAGGTCGTCGACGAAGGCAACTCGAGTTCGGTCGTCCAGGTCAGCCGAGACGTGAACATTCGCGAACTCGTCGACACGATTACGACAAAGTACCCCGACACCCAACTGGTCTCGAAGCGGACCGCCGAACGGCCCGTCGAGACTCACGGTGACTTCCGAAACCACGTCGAGCGCGAACTGACGACGAAACAGCAAGCGGCGCTCGAGGCGGCGTACTATGGCGGCTACTTCGAGTGGCCGACCCGCCACAGCGACGCGAGCGAAATCGCGGAAAAGCTCGGAATCGCCCGGCAAACGTTCCATCAGCACCTACGCGTGGCACAGGAGAAATTGCTCAGCGCGTATTTCGATCCGAACACCGCCGCCGAAGACGAGCAATTCGCATGA
- a CDS encoding helix-hairpin-helix domain-containing protein has protein sequence MAILQKLKSLLGFGDSDPERGHSREVGVTVERERSDEHTTDSVDESAAAESTAAASTDSMTDPTREADGAAEPAEAAGPVSEDAVPEAEKTPDGSTADETPEGEIEESTDEDVLESVESETEVEDGDEADGADEADDDGLHDVDDQTDDDVEADADPGTDDADETDPTELVEDAEPNAAEVDESAETESTAGEDESAESEGDSGTQEPVDTIKGIGPAYADRLTAAGVETVGELADADPAALSEDTDISETRIQGWIDRAEVR, from the coding sequence ATGGCAATCCTGCAGAAGCTCAAATCGCTGCTGGGATTCGGTGACTCGGACCCCGAGCGAGGGCATTCTCGAGAGGTAGGCGTCACAGTCGAACGGGAACGGTCGGACGAACACACCACGGATAGCGTCGACGAATCGGCCGCAGCGGAGTCGACCGCAGCGGCATCGACCGATTCGATGACCGACCCCACGAGGGAGGCCGACGGTGCAGCCGAGCCTGCTGAGGCCGCTGGCCCCGTCTCGGAAGACGCGGTTCCCGAAGCCGAGAAGACGCCGGACGGGTCTACCGCAGACGAGACGCCGGAGGGGGAAATCGAAGAATCGACCGACGAAGACGTCCTCGAGTCAGTCGAAAGCGAAACGGAGGTCGAAGACGGCGACGAGGCTGACGGTGCTGACGAGGCCGACGATGATGGTCTCCACGACGTTGACGACCAAACCGACGATGACGTCGAAGCCGACGCAGACCCTGGGACGGACGACGCGGACGAAACTGACCCCACGGAACTCGTCGAGGATGCAGAACCGAACGCTGCCGAGGTCGACGAGTCGGCGGAGACAGAATCGACGGCTGGCGAGGACGAGTCGGCCGAATCCGAGGGCGATTCGGGCACTCAGGAGCCGGTCGATACGATCAAGGGAATCGGCCCTGCCTACGCCGACAGGCTCACCGCTGCCGGCGTCGAAACCGTCGGCGAACTCGCCGATGCTGACCCAGCCGCCCTCTCGGAAGACACCGACATCTCCGAAACCCGAATTCAGGGCTGGATTGACCGCGCAGAAGTCAGATAG
- a CDS encoding D-aminoacyl-tRNA deacylase: MTDLAIVESRADRASVHICEHLRDHLEWDAHEDDTRPPEAGGGTYYRLDGVELRSFEELHLDLERPADAFECDPDLLVFASRHSGETGALLTGHFTGNFGPAEFGGEPDTLAAACPNALAHFLDALEAYAPEGYDVGMECTHHGPTDVGCPSLFAELGSGDEQWDDPDAAAAVARAIADLRDSQPHNPPRLDDDEEARVDHGHVEENPDASHTHPAKRQFVGFGGNHYAPRFGRIVRETPWAVGHIAADWALEAMDHPSAHEDVLEAAFETSRADIAVLDGEWPVLESTLEDLGYRIVSETWIRSVRDRSLEVVDAVESELGAIDEGVRFGDHRTPSFTIADLPADLVDTAEGIDAERVRTVVESRTVAFETDNGGSRIGSRIALPVESDSHDEESSGPPRVSLVEELAAVLEEKYDSVTLEDEGVVAERTTFDPELAHTLGIPEGPKFGALADGESITVNGESIDPETVHSRQIERFPL, encoded by the coding sequence ATGACCGACCTCGCTATCGTCGAGAGCCGGGCCGATCGCGCCTCGGTCCACATCTGCGAGCACCTGCGCGACCACCTCGAGTGGGACGCCCACGAAGACGACACACGGCCACCCGAAGCCGGCGGGGGCACCTACTACCGACTCGACGGTGTCGAACTCCGTTCGTTCGAGGAGTTACACCTCGACCTCGAGCGTCCCGCCGACGCGTTCGAGTGCGATCCCGACCTCCTCGTCTTCGCCTCCCGTCACTCCGGCGAGACGGGGGCGCTTTTGACTGGACACTTTACCGGAAACTTCGGGCCGGCGGAGTTCGGCGGCGAGCCAGACACCCTCGCCGCGGCCTGCCCAAACGCCCTCGCACACTTTCTGGACGCACTCGAGGCGTACGCCCCTGAGGGCTACGACGTCGGCATGGAGTGTACCCACCACGGACCGACCGACGTCGGCTGTCCCTCGCTGTTCGCGGAACTGGGCAGCGGCGACGAGCAGTGGGACGACCCCGACGCAGCAGCGGCGGTTGCCCGAGCCATTGCCGACCTTCGAGACAGTCAGCCCCACAATCCGCCCCGACTGGATGACGACGAGGAAGCGAGGGTCGATCACGGACACGTCGAGGAGAATCCGGACGCGAGCCACACTCACCCCGCGAAACGCCAGTTCGTCGGCTTCGGCGGCAACCACTACGCGCCACGGTTCGGCCGTATCGTCCGCGAGACGCCCTGGGCTGTCGGGCACATCGCCGCCGACTGGGCGCTCGAGGCGATGGACCATCCGAGCGCCCACGAGGACGTCCTCGAGGCGGCGTTCGAGACCAGCCGCGCGGACATCGCCGTTCTCGACGGCGAGTGGCCCGTCCTCGAGTCGACGCTCGAGGACCTCGGCTACCGAATCGTCAGCGAAACGTGGATCCGGTCTGTCAGAGATCGCTCGCTCGAGGTCGTCGACGCCGTCGAATCCGAACTCGGTGCCATCGACGAGGGCGTTCGCTTTGGCGACCATCGAACGCCGTCGTTCACTATCGCCGACTTGCCAGCGGACCTCGTCGATACCGCCGAGGGGATCGACGCCGAGCGCGTCCGGACGGTCGTCGAATCGCGAACCGTCGCGTTCGAAACCGACAACGGCGGCAGCCGAATCGGCTCGCGGATAGCCCTCCCTGTCGAGTCGGACAGCCACGACGAGGAGTCGAGTGGCCCTCCTCGCGTCTCGCTCGTCGAGGAACTCGCAGCCGTTCTCGAGGAGAAGTACGACAGCGTCACGCTCGAGGACGAGGGGGTCGTGGCCGAGCGAACGACGTTCGATCCCGAATTAGCCCACACACTCGGGATTCCCGAGGGGCCGAAGTTTGGCGCGCTGGCAGACGGCGAATCGATTACCGTCAACGGCGAGTCGATCGATCCCGAAACGGTACACTCACGCCAAATCGAACGATTCCCGTTGTAA
- a CDS encoding shikimate dehydrogenase, with amino-acid sequence MDVFGLLGNPVGHSLSPPLHEAAYDELGLEARYVTFEPKPEAIGAAIEGAKALGIAGLNVTIPFKQDVLECVEADELATRIGAVNTIDFTGSGPPTGHNTDAAGALRALRDHDVTLADARAVVVGAGGAGRAIAFGLADAGATVDVANRTESTAHDLADEVPNATGYGLDSLERIVADADVLVNATSVGMKEDATPVPPAHLHGDLAVLDAVYQPLETQLLQDAREAGATTVDGAWMLLYQGVEALELWTGRDAPVDAMNEALRSQL; translated from the coding sequence ATGGACGTATTCGGATTACTCGGGAACCCGGTCGGCCACTCGTTGTCGCCACCGCTTCACGAGGCTGCTTACGACGAACTTGGGCTCGAGGCGCGCTACGTGACGTTCGAACCCAAACCGGAAGCGATCGGTGCGGCGATCGAGGGAGCTAAGGCGCTCGGAATTGCGGGCCTGAACGTCACGATTCCGTTCAAACAGGACGTCCTCGAGTGCGTCGAAGCGGACGAGTTGGCTACCCGAATCGGCGCGGTCAACACCATTGATTTCACCGGCTCCGGGCCGCCGACGGGACACAACACCGATGCGGCGGGCGCTTTGCGCGCGCTTCGAGATCACGACGTGACGCTCGCGGACGCTCGTGCCGTCGTCGTCGGCGCAGGCGGTGCCGGTCGAGCGATCGCGTTCGGACTCGCAGACGCAGGCGCGACGGTCGACGTCGCGAACCGAACCGAATCGACGGCACACGACCTCGCGGACGAGGTCCCGAACGCGACGGGGTACGGCCTCGACTCGCTCGAGCGCATCGTCGCAGACGCCGACGTGCTGGTCAACGCAACCAGCGTCGGCATGAAAGAAGATGCGACGCCGGTTCCGCCAGCCCACCTCCACGGTGATCTGGCCGTCCTCGACGCGGTCTACCAGCCACTCGAAACGCAACTGCTTCAGGACGCTCGCGAGGCCGGGGCGACGACGGTCGACGGTGCGTGGATGTTACTCTACCAGGGCGTCGAAGCCCTCGAGTTGTGGACGGGGCGAGATGCGCCGGTCGACGCGATGAACGAGGCGCTTCGCTCACAATTGTAA